The Thermobifida halotolerans sequence GGCGGGACAACATCAGCATCCTGCTGGTGCGCCGCCACTCCTGACCGTCACCTCGCCGCACCGAGGACACCCCCTCCGACGGGGACGGGAGGGGGCGTCTCCCGGGATCACTCCCCTGAGCCGGAGCGGCGACGCAGCCGGATGACGATGATGGCGATCACCGCGATTCCGCCGATGGCCACGAGGACGCCCAGAACCGGCGCGAAGGGCCCGGCGAGTGACCGGAGGTCCGTGGCGGCCTCCTCCTCGACGGAGTCGGCGGGTTCCGTCTCCGCTTCCTCTGCGGTGGGCTGAGCTTCGGCGGTGGGCCGGGCCTCGGCGGGGTCGGGGAGAGCGGACTCGTCCAGAGTGAAGGTCAGGGTGTCCGACAGCGGGTGGCCGTCCGCGGAGACGATGCGGTACTCGATGGTGTACTCGCCGGGTTGGGACAGTGGGGCGAGCGCGACGGAGGCCGTCGGACCGTCGACGGAGATCTCGCCCTCGGCGTGGTCGACGCCGTCGGGGCCGGTCACCACGATCCCGTTGCCGCCCTCGATGACGTCGTCGTTGAAGGTCAGCACCACCTCCTCGGGAAGGGCGTCGAGCGTGGCTCCGTCCTTGGGAGACGAGGAGATCAGGGTGTTGTGCGCCTGCGCGGCGGGAGCGAGTCCGACCGACAGCAGCAGTGTGAGGGTGAGACACGTCAGCAGTGCGCCGAGGAGGCTTCGGGAGGACGGGGCGGATGTGGCTGGCATCGTCGGGACCTTCCTGGTGTCTTCTCGAGGGGACGCGGAGTGCGCGTGGGGGCCGTGCGGCACTCCGCCGAGTGGTGTCCGTCACCTTCGAAGCTACCCGGTCACCCAGTGTGATACCCCGGTACGGGACCGGTCGCGCAAAAGCCGCCGGGCCTGACTCCCGGCGGCTTCCGCGCGACCTCCGAGGGATTCAGCTCGCCGCTGGCAGCAGTTCCCTGCGCAGGTAGCGGCGCTCCTCGGGGGTGGTCGCCCCCCATACCCCGTGCGCCTCACCGGCTCGCAGCGCCCACCGCAGGCATTCTTGGCGAACAGCGCAGCTGCGGCAGATGGCCTTGGCGAGTTCCACGGTTTCGCGTCCGGGGCCGGTCGTGCTCACCGGAAAGAAGAGCTCAGGGTCGTAGTTGCGACATGCTCCCTGCCGGACCCAGTCTTCGCTCTCGTGGTAAAGGCGGTTCACCAGGCGCCTCCGATCCCTGGCTCGTGGCTCTGACTCCCCCCGGCGAAAGTGTCGGGGACCGTGGCCCTGTCGCGGGTGTGTCGTTGGACGGCTGACTCCGCGGGCCGTTGTGCGGCTGTTGTCGCCGTACGTGACCGAGGAACCCGTCCGTGCGGCGACAGGTGTGAAGACGACTCAGCGCCTCTCGACCGATTGTAGTACTACGCATAGTCGTACTACGCAAAGTCCGAGAAAATTTCCCCCAAGCGTCACAGAAGTGCAACCATGTGCGTCGTCTCCTGTGGCGGGGCGACGGACCGCGGGCGGCCCGGTGTCCGCGGTCCGCCGCGGCGGGGACCCCGGTTCCTGATTGATTGGCCCTTTGCACCGAATTCATGTGACCTAAGTCACCCTTAAAGTTCTCTTGGATTTCTCTCAGGTTCGCGTGTGCCACGCGCAGCCTGACGAGAGGCGGTTCACACGGCAGGGGGCCGCGGAGTCGGGGATGCTCCCCGGTATCCCCTGGTGAGCAGTCGAAGAGAGAAGGCGGCAGGGGTCGCTTCGGCGAGGGGACCCGGTGGCGCAAAGTAGCGGCCGCGAGCAAAGAGTCCTGTCCTACCCGATGGAAACATCGCTGAAACATATGTCGCGCTTGGCGCGAAAATCCTGCTCAGAAACGTTCGCTAGGGTCCTACGACGTGCTTGGACGAAAAACACCAGCGACCGATCGACATAGTACGGACACTGATTGTAAGCATTCGGCTGTGTCATCCGACGACAGCGACGTGACCCTGGAACCGCCCTCCCTCGACGACGGGCGGCATCTCTGGCAGTTGGCCCGCGGCTCCGGCCTGGACGTGAACTCGCCCTACGCGTACGTCCTGTGGTGCCGCGACTTCGCCGCCACCTCGCTGGTGGCCCGTGACGACACGGGTGCGCTGCGTGGATTCGTCACCGGCTACGTGCGCCCCGAAGCACCCGACACCTACTTCCTGTGGCAGGTCGCGGTGGACTCCGCGTTCCGCGGCCGCCGCCTGGCCCGCAGAATGCTCGACCGTATCGGCTCCCGCCTCGTCGAGCGCGGCGTCCACTACCTCGAAGCCACGGTCACCCCCGACAACACGGCGTCGCGGGCGCTGTTCGCCTCGTTCGCCCGCGACCGGTCGGCCCCACTCTCCTGGACACCGCTCTTCGAGCGCGCGCACTTTCCCTCGGACGTCCCCGAACCGCACGACCCGGAGGATCTGGTCCGCATCGGCCCGCTGCGCTGACCGCGCCGGCCGACCCATGCCTTGACACCAAGGAGATCAAGGAGAATCCCATGCTGGAAACCTTCTCCCACCTCGAGTCCGAAGTCCGCAGCTACTGCCGGGGATGGCCCACCCTCTTCGACAAGGCGCGCGGCAGCCACGTCTACGACGACTCCGGCCGCGACTACCTCGACTTCTTCGCCGGAGCCGGATCGCTCAACTACGGTCACAACAACCCGCGCCTCAAGGCCGCACTGCTCGACTACCTGAGCGGTGACTCCGTCGTCCACAGCCTGGACGCCTACACCGTCGCCAAACGCGACTTCCTCACCACCTTCGAGGAGGTGATCCTCAAACCCCGGGGGTTGGACTACAAGGTGCAGTTCCCCGGCCCCGCGGGCAACAACGCCGTCGAGGCCGCACTCAAACTCGCCCGCAAGATCACCGGGCGTGAGACCATCGTCAGCTTCACCAACGGCTTCCACGGCATGACCCTGGGGGCGCTCGCCGTCACCGGCAACTCCATGAAGCGCGGCGGTGCGGGCGTTCCGCTCAACCACGCCGCCACCATGCCGTTCGACAACTACATGGACGGCAAGACCCCCGACTTCCTCTGGCTGCGCAGCCTGCTGGAGGACAGCGGAAGCGGCCTGGACAAGCCCGCCGCCGTCATCGTGGAGACCGTCCAGGGCGAGGGCGGCATCAACGTGGCCAGCACCAAGTGGCTGCGCGGCCTGGCCGAACTGTGCCAGGAGTACGACATCCTGCTCATCGTCGACGACATCCAGATGGGGTGCGGCCGCACCGGCCCGTTCTTCAGCTTCGAGGAGGCCGGGATCGTCCCCGACATCGTCACCCTGTCCAAGTCGATCAGCGGCTACGGTCTCCCGCTGGCGCTGACCCTGTTCAAGCGGGAACTGGACGTGTGGGAGCCCGGCGAGCACAACGGCACCTTCCGAGGCTTCAACCCGGCCTTCGTGACCGGCACCGTGGCGCTCAACGCCTACTGGCGCGACGAGGTCTTCCAGAAGGAGACCCTCGCCAAGGGTGACCTCGTCGGCGAGCGCCTCGGCGCGATCGCCGACGAGCACGCCGAGGCCGGGGTGAGCACGCGGGGCCGGGGCATGGCGCGCGGCCTGGTGCTGCCCAACGAGGGTGAGGCCAAGCAGGTGTGCGCCGAGGCGTTCGAGCGCGGCCTGCTCATGGAGACCTCCGGACCCCAGGACGAGGTCGCCAAACTGCTGCCGCCGCTGACCACCTCCGTCGCCGAACTGGAGGAGGGGCTGGAGATTCTGGCCGAGTCGGTGCGCGCGGCGGTCAAGACGCCGCAACCTGCCTGACCTGCCGCTTCCGACGGGGAAATCCCGGCGGACCTGTCTGGCGGTCCACCACCGGGTGATCAGGGCGGCGGTCCCGTGGCGTCCCGTCTCCTTGCATATGCAGTTGCATATGCGCTGCCAGGAGAGACGGGAAGCGTCCACCGGGGCCGCCGCCTTCCGAGGGTGAGGCACCGCCAACAGCACGGATCGAAAGGAAACCACCGCATGATCGTGCGCAGCCTGGACGACATCGACGGCACCGACGCCGATGTCGTCACGGAGAACTGGCGCAGCCGCCGCATCGTCCTGGCCCGGGACGGTGTCGGCTTCTCGTTCCACGAGACCGTTCTGTACGCGGGCACCGAGACGTCGATGTGGTACGCCAACCACATCGAGCTGGTGCACTGCATCGAGGGCGAGGCCGAGGTCACCAATGACGAGACCGGCGAGACATTCCTGATCAAGCCCGGCATGCTCTATCTGCTTGACGGGCATGAGCACCACACGGTCCGGCCCAAGACCGACTTCCGGGTGCTGTGTGTGTTCAACCCGCCGGTCACCGGCCGCGAGGTGCACGACGAGAACGGCGTCTACCCGTTGCTCACCGAGGAGCCCGCGACTGCCGAGTAGTCCGTGGGGCTTCGTGCACATCGAACCGTTCGCAGACAAGGAGAGAACCCGTTAGGGGGAATCGAGATGACTGCCCTGACCACCGACACCGCACGATCGGTCGCCGACGACTATCCCACCCGCAAGACGCCTGAGCCCGCCCTGCTCTATCGCAGGGACCCGGTCGTCTGGGGGGACAACGACGGACCGATCGACAAGGAGACCCTCGACAGCTACGAGGCCAAGGGCTACCTGCAGGTCGAGCAGTTGCTCACCGGCGACGAGCTGGCCGCCTGCAAAGCCGAGCTCGAACGGTTGAGCGCCGACGAGGAACTCAAGAGCGACGAACGTGTCGTGGTCGAGCGCACCTCCAAGGAGGTCCGCTCCATCTTCGACGTGCACAAGATCAGTGGGCTCTTCGCCGACCTGGTGCGCGACCCGCGCGTGGTGGGTCGGGCCCGCCAGATCCTCGGCTCCGACGTCTACGTGCACCAGAGCCGGATCAACTACAAGCCGGGCTTCGGCGGCGGCGACTTCTACTGGCACTCCGACTTCGAGACCTGGCACGCCGAGGACGGAATGCCGAAGCCGCGTGCCACCAGCATCTCCATCGCGCTCACCGAGAACTACGTCCACAACGGGGCGCTGATGATCATGCCCGGTGCGCACAAGACATTCGTCTCGTGCGTGGGGGAGACCCCCGCCGACCACTACCGGGAGTCGCTGAAGAAGCAGGAGATCGGCGTTCCCGACCAGAACAGCCTGACGATCCTGGCGGAGAAGCACGGCATCGACGTGCTCACCGGACCGGCGGGCGGCGCGATCATGTTCGACTGCAACTGCATGCACGGGTCGGGCGGCAACATCACGCCGTTCCCCCGGTCGAACATCTTCATCGTGTTCAACAGCGTCGAGAACACCTGCGTGGAGCCGTTCTCCGCGCCGCGGCCGCGCCCGGACTTCCTGGGCTCGCGTGACTTCACGCCCGTGAGGTGACCGTGGGCGGCGTCCCGCCTCTCCCCGGGCGGGACGCCGCGATCAGGGCACGTGAGAGCCGGGATTCGGTTACGAATCCCGGTTCGTTGGATTAACACCCCCGCCCCCTGGGCATGGCAGCCAAAAATTTTCTGACATTTCACCCCTCATCCGAAATGTCGGATGCGGGATCGGCCTCACGAGGGCGGTCCCGCCAGAAGATACACACCCCCCATCAGAACGCCGGCCACAACACCCCTCCGGCGTTCACGAACAGGAGCAAGACACCATGACGGATCACAGATCTCTGGACCGCCGCGGCCTCTTCCGGGTCGGAGGGATCGGACTGGCCGCGGTCGCGCTGGGCCCCACCCTGGCCGCCTGCTCCCGCACCGAGGACATCGTGACCCTCGACAGCCTGCGGGAGCAGGGCTACATCCGGGTCGCGATCAACAACGAGGCGCCGTTCGGCTACATCGGCGACGACGGAGAGGTGACCGGCTCCTCCCCCGAACTGCTCCGCGCGATCTTCACGGAACTGGGCGTCGAGGATGTCCGGGCCGAGTCGGTGGCCTGGGACGGACTCATCCCCGGCCTGAAGGCCAAGCGGTTCGACGCGGTGGCGGCCGGGATGTACATCACCCCGGAGCGGTGCGCCGAGATCGCGTTCGCCGAACCGACCTACCGGGTGCTGCAGGCGTTCCTCGTCCCCTCCGGCAACCCCGACGGACTGAGCACCTTCGACGACATCGCCGCCAACCCCGACGTCACGGTGGCCGTGCTCAACGCCTCGGTCGAGCAGGGCTACGCCGAGGGCGCGGGCGTGCCCGCCGACCAGATCGAGACGGTCGACAACCAGGTCAGCGCCTACGAGCTGCTGCAGAACGGCCGGGTCGACGCGGTCGCGCTGAGCACCCTCTCGCTCAACCGGATCCTGGAGCAGCGCGACGGCGACTTCGAGGTCACCGAGGGGTTCATCCCTGTGGTGGACGGCGAGGAGGTCACCCCCGCCGGCGGTCTGGCCTTCCGCCAGGGCGACACCGAGCTCCTCGACGAGGTCAACCGGGTGCTCGCCGAGTTCAAGGAGAGCGGACGACTCCTGGAGATCATCGAGCCGTTCGGCTTCACCGAGCAGGAACTCCCGGGCGACCTGACCACCGAGCAGCTCTGCCAGGCCTGACGGACGGCAGCCCGACGTGGAGTTCTTCATAGACCGGCTCCCGCTCTACCTGAGCGGGGCCGGAACCACCCTCACGATCACCCTGCTGGGGGCCGTGCTCGCCTTCGTCCTCGCCATGGTCATCGGCACGCTCGGAACCCTGCGCAACCCCGCCGCCCGCGGCTTCGCCACGTTCTACACCGAGACGTTCCGCGGAGTGGCCGCGCTGATCCTGATGTACTGGATGGCGTTCGCGGTTCCCCAGATCACGCCGTACGAGATCGACCCGATGTTCGCCGCGGTGCTGGCTCTGGGCCTCAACATCGGCGCCTACGGGGCCGAGGTGGTGCGGGCCGCGATCAACGCGGTGCCCAAGGCGCAGATCGAGGCGACCGTCGCGCTCAGCATGTCGTGGTGGCGGCGCATGCGGTCGGTGGTCCTGCCGCAGGCGTGGGCGCAGATGCTGCCCACCTTCGGCAACCTGATCATCGAACTGATGAAGGCGACCGCCATCGTGTCGCTGATCGGCGTCGCCGACCTGACGCGGATCGCCCAGGAGCAGCGGACCGCCACCGGTGAGACCATCCTGGCCTTCAGCGGCGCCCTGGTCGTCTACTTCGTGATCGCCCAGGTGCTGATCCTGGGCATGCGGCTGCTGGAACGCCGGGCCAACCGGAGGCTGGGACGGCCCACCGAGAGCGGCTTCCTGGCCCTGCTGCGGCCCCCGCCCGTCAACGCGATCGGAGGTGGCCGCCAGTGACCTGGGACTGGGAGTTCACCGGGAGGATCATCCCGGACCTGCTCGACGGCCTGGTCGTCACCGTCCAGGCCACCCTCGTGGGCTACGTGCTGGCGCTCGCCCTGGGACTGGCCGTGGCGATGGTGCGCCGTGTCCCGGTGATCGGCTCCGTGGTGTTCGTGGCCATGGAGTTCGTCCGCTGCACCCCGCTGCTGGTGCAACTGGTCTTCGTGTTCTTCCTCGCTCCGAGCTACCTGTCGGCGTTCACGATCGGCGTCGTGGTGCTGGGCGTGCACTACGCCGCCTACACCGCCGAGGTGTACCGCTCGGGGATCGAGGGTGTACCGCCGGGACAGTGGGAGGCGTGCCGGGCGCTGAGCCTGCCCCGGTACCGGACCTGGGGCGCGGTGGTGCTGCCGCAGGCCATCCGCAAGGTGATCCCCGCACTCGGCAACTACCTGATCGCCATGTTCAAGGACACCCCCCTGCTGTTCGCGATCACGGTCGGCGAACTGATGTACCAGGCGTCCCGGATCGGCGGGGTGTACTTCCGCTACCTGGAGGCGATGACCCTGGTCGGCCTGTTCTTCCTCCTGGTGAGCGTGCCATCGGCCGTTCTCATCCGACGACTGGAGCGACGCTATGCCGCAGTCTGACCCCTCTCCCGGCGCCGGGTCCGGCGTCGGCGAACCGCTCATCCGCTTCGACAGGGTGGTCAAGCGGTTCGGTGACAACACCGTGCTCGACCACCTCGACTTCACCGTCGCCGCGGGCGAGCGGGTGACCCTCATCGGCCCCAGCGGCTCCGGCAAGACCACCATCCTGCGCCTGCTGATGACGTTGGAGCAGGTTACCGACGGCGTCATCTGGATCGGCGGCGAACCGCTCAGCCACATGCGCAAGGGCGGCCGCCTGGTCCGGGCCGGCGAGAGGCACCAGCGCCAGGTGCGCAAGCAGATCGGCATGGTGTTCCAGCAGTTCAACCTGTTCCCGAACATGACCGTCCGGCAGAACATCACCGAGGGACCCGTCCACAGCCTGGGGGTGCCCAAGGCCGAGGCCAACAGGCGGGCCGAGGAACTGCTGGAGATGGTCGACCTGTCCGACAAGATCGACGCCCACCCCACGCAGTTGTCCGGCGGCCAGCAGCAGCGGGTCGCCATCGCGCGGGCGCTGGCCATGAGCCCGAAGATCCTGCTGCTGGACGAGGTCACCTCCGCGCTCGACCCCGAACTGGTCACCGGCGTCCTCGACGTGCTGCGCACCATCGCCGAGACCACCGACATCACGATGCTGTGCGTCACGCACGAGATGCAGTTCGCGCGGGACGTCTCGCACCGGGTGCTGATGTTCGACGGGGGGCGCATCGTCGAGGAGGGGCCGCCCGAGAAGATCTTCGGCGATCCCACCGAGGACCGCACCAAGGCCTTCCTGCACGCGGTCCTGGACTAGCCGGGACCACGGCACCGGCGGTGTCGGCGGCGTCGGGAGCGGAAGCGCGCCCGGCGCCGCCGACGTGTGCGCGTGCCGCCCCACCTCGCTCCCGGGACAGAAGGGCCGGTCGCTAGACTCTCCCTCCGGCGGAGGACGCGCCCGGCGCAGGCAATCCGGTCGGAATCCGGAGCGGTCGCGCCACTGTGGACGGGCCCCGGCCCGTGAGCCAGAAAACTCGCCGGACGCGCACACGGATCTCTACGGGACGCGTTATCCCAGGGAGGCGGCCATGACAGCACCGCGCACAACCGCAACGGACACGAGGACCCCGCGGTGACGGGGCGGGCCCGCGGCCTGCTGGTGGCCGGGACCTCCTCCGACGCGGGAAAATCCGTGGTCACCAGCGCCCTGTGCCGGGCCATGGCCCGCCGCGGGATCAGGGTGGCGCCGTTCAAGGCGCAGAACATGTCGAACAACTCCATGGTGGTCCCCGGCCCCGACGGGCAGGGCGCCGAGATCGGCCGCGCCCAGTGGGTCCAGGCGCTCGCCGCACGCGCCGAACCCGAGACCGCCATGAACCCGGTGCTGCTGAAACCCGGCAGCGACCTGCGCAGCCACGTCGTGGTGCGGGGCCGCCCCTTCGGCCGCCTGGCGGCGGGCGAGTTCGCGGGGGAGCGCGCCGCGCTGGCCCGGGCCGCCCACACCGCGCTGGAGGACCTGCGCTCCCGCTACGACGTGGTGGTCTGCGAGGGCGCGGGCGGAGTCGCCGAGATCAACCTGCGCGCCCACGACTACGTCAACATGGGACTGGCGCGCGCCGCCGACCTGCCCGTCGTCGTGGTCGGCGACATCGACCGCGGCGGCGTGTTCGCGTCGCTGTACGGGTCCCTCGCCCTGCTCGACCCCGCCGACCAGGCGCTGGTCAGCGGGTTTGTCATCAACAAGTTCCGGGGCGACGTCTCCCTGCTGGGACCGGGGCTGGACGCGCTGGGGCGTATGACCGGCCGACCGGTGCTGGGCGTCCTGCCGTGGCAGCGGAACCTGTGGCTGGACTCCGAGGACTCGCTGGCCCTGGCCGACCGGGAACACGATCCCGCGGCCACCCCCGTCCTGCGTGTGGCGGTGGTGCAGTTGCCCCGGATCAGCAACTTCACCGACGTCGACGCCCTGTGCCTGGAACCGGACCTGCGCGTCGACTTCGTCACCGACCCCCGGCCGCTGGCCTCCGCCGACGTCGTCGTCCTCCCCGGAACCCGGGCCACGCTGTCGGACCTGGAGTGGCTGCGCTCCCGCGGCCTGGACACCGCGATCGCCGAGCACGCCCGCCGGGGGAGGACGGTGCTGGGCGTCTGCGGCGGCTGCCAGATGCTGGGCCGCGCGATCCACGACCCCGAAGGAGTCGAGGGCGCGGCGGGGCGGCGCGCCGACGGTCTGGGCCTGCTCGACCTGGAGACGGTCTTCACCCGCGACAAGGTGCTGCGGCTGCCCTCCGGTGAGGGGCTGGGCGTGCCGGTCGGCGGCTACGAGATCCACCACGGCCGCATCCGCGCCGGCCGGGGGGAGCCGTTCCCCGGCGGCCTGCGCGACGGGACCGTGTTCGGCACGATGTGGCACGGCAGCCTGGAACACGACGCGTTCCGGGGAGCGTGGCTGGAGGCGGCGGCCGAGACGGCGGGCGCCGAGGGCGGCCGGTTCGGGAAGGTCGGTTTCACCGCCGCCCGCGAGGCCCGCCTGGACCTCCTCG is a genomic window containing:
- the ehuA gene encoding ectoine/hydroxyectoine ABC transporter ATP-binding protein EhuA, with the translated sequence MPQSDPSPGAGSGVGEPLIRFDRVVKRFGDNTVLDHLDFTVAAGERVTLIGPSGSGKTTILRLLMTLEQVTDGVIWIGGEPLSHMRKGGRLVRAGERHQRQVRKQIGMVFQQFNLFPNMTVRQNITEGPVHSLGVPKAEANRRAEELLEMVDLSDKIDAHPTQLSGGQQQRVAIARALAMSPKILLLDEVTSALDPELVTGVLDVLRTIAETTDITMLCVTHEMQFARDVSHRVLMFDGGRIVEEGPPEKIFGDPTEDRTKAFLHAVLD
- the ectB gene encoding diaminobutyrate--2-oxoglutarate transaminase; translated protein: METFSHLESEVRSYCRGWPTLFDKARGSHVYDDSGRDYLDFFAGAGSLNYGHNNPRLKAALLDYLSGDSVVHSLDAYTVAKRDFLTTFEEVILKPRGLDYKVQFPGPAGNNAVEAALKLARKITGRETIVSFTNGFHGMTLGALAVTGNSMKRGGAGVPLNHAATMPFDNYMDGKTPDFLWLRSLLEDSGSGLDKPAAVIVETVQGEGGINVASTKWLRGLAELCQEYDILLIVDDIQMGCGRTGPFFSFEEAGIVPDIVTLSKSISGYGLPLALTLFKRELDVWEPGEHNGTFRGFNPAFVTGTVALNAYWRDEVFQKETLAKGDLVGERLGAIADEHAEAGVSTRGRGMARGLVLPNEGEAKQVCAEAFERGLLMETSGPQDEVAKLLPPLTTSVAELEEGLEILAESVRAAVKTPQPA
- the ehuD gene encoding ectoine/hydroxyectoine ABC transporter permease subunit EhuD produces the protein MTWDWEFTGRIIPDLLDGLVVTVQATLVGYVLALALGLAVAMVRRVPVIGSVVFVAMEFVRCTPLLVQLVFVFFLAPSYLSAFTIGVVVLGVHYAAYTAEVYRSGIEGVPPGQWEACRALSLPRYRTWGAVVLPQAIRKVIPALGNYLIAMFKDTPLLFAITVGELMYQASRIGGVYFRYLEAMTLVGLFFLLVSVPSAVLIRRLERRYAAV
- a CDS encoding ectoine synthase, translated to MIVRSLDDIDGTDADVVTENWRSRRIVLARDGVGFSFHETVLYAGTETSMWYANHIELVHCIEGEAEVTNDETGETFLIKPGMLYLLDGHEHHTVRPKTDFRVLCVFNPPVTGREVHDENGVYPLLTEEPATAE
- a CDS encoding WhiB family transcriptional regulator, coding for MNRLYHESEDWVRQGACRNYDPELFFPVSTTGPGRETVELAKAICRSCAVRQECLRWALRAGEAHGVWGATTPEERRYLRRELLPAAS
- the ectA gene encoding diaminobutyrate acetyltransferase, whose product is MSSDDSDVTLEPPSLDDGRHLWQLARGSGLDVNSPYAYVLWCRDFAATSLVARDDTGALRGFVTGYVRPEAPDTYFLWQVAVDSAFRGRRLARRMLDRIGSRLVERGVHYLEATVTPDNTASRALFASFARDRSAPLSWTPLFERAHFPSDVPEPHDPEDLVRIGPLR
- a CDS encoding cobyric acid synthase, with the protein product MTGRARGLLVAGTSSDAGKSVVTSALCRAMARRGIRVAPFKAQNMSNNSMVVPGPDGQGAEIGRAQWVQALAARAEPETAMNPVLLKPGSDLRSHVVVRGRPFGRLAAGEFAGERAALARAAHTALEDLRSRYDVVVCEGAGGVAEINLRAHDYVNMGLARAADLPVVVVGDIDRGGVFASLYGSLALLDPADQALVSGFVINKFRGDVSLLGPGLDALGRMTGRPVLGVLPWQRNLWLDSEDSLALADREHDPAATPVLRVAVVQLPRISNFTDVDALCLEPDLRVDFVTDPRPLASADVVVLPGTRATLSDLEWLRSRGLDTAIAEHARRGRTVLGVCGGCQMLGRAIHDPEGVEGAAGRRADGLGLLDLETVFTRDKVLRLPSGEGLGVPVGGYEIHHGRIRAGRGEPFPGGLRDGTVFGTMWHGSLEHDAFRGAWLEAAAETAGAEGGRFGKVGFTAAREARLDLLADLVEEHLDMDAVLRLVTDGAPALPTLRGELR
- a CDS encoding copper resistance CopC family protein, with the translated sequence MPATSAPSSRSLLGALLTCLTLTLLLSVGLAPAAQAHNTLISSSPKDGATLDALPEEVVLTFNDDVIEGGNGIVVTGPDGVDHAEGEISVDGPTASVALAPLSQPGEYTIEYRIVSADGHPLSDTLTFTLDESALPDPAEARPTAEAQPTAEEAETEPADSVEEEAATDLRSLAGPFAPVLGVLVAIGGIAVIAIIVIRLRRRSGSGE
- the thpD gene encoding ectoine hydroxylase — encoded protein: MTALTTDTARSVADDYPTRKTPEPALLYRRDPVVWGDNDGPIDKETLDSYEAKGYLQVEQLLTGDELAACKAELERLSADEELKSDERVVVERTSKEVRSIFDVHKISGLFADLVRDPRVVGRARQILGSDVYVHQSRINYKPGFGGGDFYWHSDFETWHAEDGMPKPRATSISIALTENYVHNGALMIMPGAHKTFVSCVGETPADHYRESLKKQEIGVPDQNSLTILAEKHGIDVLTGPAGGAIMFDCNCMHGSGGNITPFPRSNIFIVFNSVENTCVEPFSAPRPRPDFLGSRDFTPVR
- the ehuB gene encoding ectoine/hydroxyectoine ABC transporter substrate-binding protein EhuB, which encodes MTDHRSLDRRGLFRVGGIGLAAVALGPTLAACSRTEDIVTLDSLREQGYIRVAINNEAPFGYIGDDGEVTGSSPELLRAIFTELGVEDVRAESVAWDGLIPGLKAKRFDAVAAGMYITPERCAEIAFAEPTYRVLQAFLVPSGNPDGLSTFDDIAANPDVTVAVLNASVEQGYAEGAGVPADQIETVDNQVSAYELLQNGRVDAVALSTLSLNRILEQRDGDFEVTEGFIPVVDGEEVTPAGGLAFRQGDTELLDEVNRVLAEFKESGRLLEIIEPFGFTEQELPGDLTTEQLCQA
- the ehuC gene encoding ectoine/hydroxyectoine ABC transporter permease subunit EhuC, with protein sequence MEFFIDRLPLYLSGAGTTLTITLLGAVLAFVLAMVIGTLGTLRNPAARGFATFYTETFRGVAALILMYWMAFAVPQITPYEIDPMFAAVLALGLNIGAYGAEVVRAAINAVPKAQIEATVALSMSWWRRMRSVVLPQAWAQMLPTFGNLIIELMKATAIVSLIGVADLTRIAQEQRTATGETILAFSGALVVYFVIAQVLILGMRLLERRANRRLGRPTESGFLALLRPPPVNAIGGGRQ